TGATGTACAAAAAATAACTTGTCTCAAAGTGATTaattcctgaagaaaaaaaaaatacaatggcaTCAGTTAcatcaaattttatatttttctgtcaaAGTCCTCCATAATGTCGGCCTTGGATATACTTTTGCTCTTAATGGTCAACTTGCTGCATAACAAACAAGTGCTCACCATTAGATATGCGGTCAAGAGATgggcattaaataaaaacaaatagggTAATCTCCCTCTCACTCTAACTTAACCTTTCTTGGAAATCCATGGTCCTCTCCTTGTCTTTTCTCTTCAAGGCAAAAAGAGGATCACCATAAACAAACTAACAGGGTCTTTTAAATAGGCAACACTCTCTCATTTGGAAGCTCCAGTCTTTTAATTATGGAGTATAGTGTTGTGTACAGCATGCATTTACGTTTTGCTTTTATATTATGATACAGCAACAGGCATATTTAGACTTGagatctgtgtatgtgtgggagttgGCAATAATTTTagtaatttaaaagaaatcaatgtcaaacagaaaaggaaaaaaaaaaaaaaagacatcttaCTTGTGCGTAATAATCTGTGGAAGGAGATGACCTGGACCTCTCATGTCTGTACTGGGGCTTCTCATGCTCTTCAAGGCCTGCATCAAGGATATTATCGGCTGAATGGTATCGCCCAGAACTCTTGGTTTCCAAGAGTTTTCTCTGCTCTTTCCAGGATGCCTGATATTCTGCAAAAGTTCCTAACCTCCGGGACTGTTCAGGTTTTGCAGACTTAGCAACTGCCTGGTGGCCTCCATAATAAATACGATCTCTAGTTCTTTCTTGTGGGTCTAGTATATTTTCAGAGCCCAAGGAAGCTGCACGAGCCCTTCTCTCTCGCCATGATTCCCCACCGTCATTTCCATGAGACTTTCTAGCAAGTTCCTCACGCACACTGGCTGGAGTTGGTTTATGTGCAGGTTTTTGATGCGTGGATTTACTGGTCTCTTCAAAGAACTTCCACCTGTCAGCAAATGAACCAAGTACTTCTTCTGATGTGTTTGGACAGCGATGGCAGTCTTCTGAAATTCCCACTTCATGCATCTTCTCTGGCTCAGAATAGGACCTTAATTTCTGTTCCGTAGTAAACCGTTTTCTGCCTCCAATGCGCAgaacctgttgagaaccactccCTGACAGATTTACTTTCACCTGCGTAGGCTCAGAGAGTTCTGAAGCATCTTCAGAAGGAAAAGCCAATGTAGAGAAACTCTGGCTATGTATCCTGTACTCTGGTGACATGGAGGGATGGTCAGAAGGCCCAGGCTCCAAGTCCCGGCGTTTGAAAGAAGTAGCTTTCAGcaccctggcctgggcttccttCAAGTGGTCTTTATAGGTGCTGGTGAAGGAATGATCTGAAGAAATGAAATTTTCTATGAAATCTGGCTTCCAGTTTCCAGTGTGCTCCTCTGCTTCACATGGCTCATTTAAGGCTGCTGTGCTTTTGCTCTTCTGCAGTCGAGCTCGCCTCGTCTGGATTTCATTTCTTAGAGCTGTTGCATAACGATCATTCCTGCGTGGCTGCTTGGACATCAAGGCATCGACCGAAGGGTGCCTATCTCTTCCAGTTGCAGGGCAGCCTTCAGGCCAGCTTTTGCCCTCCTGAGCTAAGGAGTGTAACATTGGTGTGCTCTGAGGGGAGATTTTACTACTCTCTTCATCACAGCTCAAATCTTTCTGGTGAGCTCTCTGTTCAACAGCCACAGTACTTTGCTTATCACTCCTTGCACTGGTTCTTTCaatacttttggattttttaaaCTCTTCCACTGCAACAGATCTACTGCCTCCGCCTTCCAGTTTGCGATAGTCTGTCTTCTCGCAgctctcctgtgaagatttgtcATGTTGCTGAGGTAGGTAGCATGTTGGCGTTTCGATCACAGTGGTCATGGCAGACTTTTCAGATGAGGCAGAAGGCACATCATCACTGGCACCCGCCTTCCTAATCTCTGCCTTGAAGTGCGTTGGCTGAGCGATTCCCTGAATTGGTTGTTTTGCAGTTACACAGTAATAGCGACTTGGTCCAGTATTCTCTGCCTTCTGTTCAGCAGCAGTGTTGGTAGAGGGGAAGGGACCAGGCAGTCTGACTTGTGGTGGATTACACAAGTGATTAGTAGGCAGTTCTTTAGTGCCACTGTAAAAGGTCACATCTTGTTGCAAATTAGGTGAATTTGAAACTCTAGCATGGGGGAAGAAAGTACTTTCATCACTATGCTGGCGCTGGTGATGGTAACCATAAGCAGGCTGTGCAAATCGAACATCAGTGCTAGACAAAGAGGACTGCAGTCTGTTAGTATTTGATACATTATTATTGTACCTATCAGAGGACGACGAACCACGATCCAGATTGGTATCAGACCTGTAGTTATTCATTCTCCTAGCTTCTGCAGAGCCCCTATCATTTAATCGAATTAGTTTTTGCTGATAATCAGAAGCCTCCTTGCTCCATTCACCCTTGGGCTGAGACTTGCTGGGAACTGTAAAGTGCTGGGTGCTAGTGCTGTCTGAGTGCACAGGGCCATGGGTCTTCTCATGCCCTTTTGTGACAGCAAAGCTATCACTGCGGAGAGGAGgcgtagggggagggggagaatacgATGCCTTTTTCTTGTCAGGAACATGCCAGACTGGCCCAAAGTTTGACCTTCCACAACCAGAGAGCTTAGCATCAGAATGATCTTCCGGTCTTGGATTCCTGTTACTCTCATATGGCACGGGAGATGGTGAATATTCCCATTTGTCCTCCACTTTATTTTCATTTGGGAAATGGCTCTGTTTACTGTCCCCATGCTTTACGGTGTCCCAGTGGCCAACTTTGTAGAGCATGTTTTCTGTTGAAGCAGCATCATTTTTGGAGAAAGTGTGATCAGGAGTGCTGGAACTTGTAGAAAATGAGCCGTAAGCGGAATCGTGTTTGCTTTGGTTGCCTAGATGATCAATGCTGTTACTGGACCTGGCAGAAGAAAGTCTCCCATACTGATAAGCTTGGGAATAGTGGTCTAAGCTGTCCATGCTCCCTTGAGAACTAAAATGGTCAGAAGTACGCTGTAGGTTTGCCTGATCCCATGAGTTTGGCAAGTCATGAGAGGAAgagctgcagcaaaaaaaaaaaaaatcaaaagggaAAGATTACAACAAAGGTTATTCACCAACAATAAGAAATAATAAGAAAATGCAAAATATACTGTGCGCACATCGTCCAAACCAAAAGATACAATATCATATTTCAGCATGTGCAACAGAAAGGCGATTAATGGCTAAACAAGTGGATATAAAAATTCTCTCATAACGGTATTTTGCACTTCTATTGTACCTTTTATTATTAAAACATTCTAAAATGCTTTAAAGTGGCAGTTTTACTGAATTCTGTCAACACAACCATGTTTCTGTGCGTACAAAAGCTGACTTGAGCACAACAAAGCTCAAGACAGCTCTGAAAGGAGAGGAAATAAAGATTCCTTCCCCAGTTACAAAGGGACAGCCAGCCAGAGGGAGCAACTCTTCTCCATGTCAAATACAGTCCACGACAGAGCTGGGATAAGAACCTACAAAATCATGCCCTACACTCCTTTTCAAGCTCGTAGACATTTCAGAAATCTAACAGGGACAGAATTCTCACTCGCTCTCACCAAAAATTCCATCTTTAGCCCTCCATTAAAGCCTAGTGCTAATGGAAAGCTTTAATAACCAGAATCTGCACATTCATATCATTCTTAGATCTAATATATGCCAATATAGCTCACATTTATAAAAATCTGATATCCCGCTATTCGCGTCTAACAGAAACAAGCAGAGCACAATAAAACATGCACAGTTACACTCCAACACCTATATCTGCACTAATCCCTTCCCTCCACTCTTAACCAATCCTGATAAAATATCACCAACCAACCTCACAAATATGTTATTGccaaaatcctgaaaaccaggtgtGGCTGACTGCCTGGAGTTTTAGGAAACTCAGCCCTAGAACCCCAACTTTTTAACTACAAAGGGCATCATGAGCCTTTTCTGCTCTTCATCATCAGTGACCTTTCAAAACCTCTCTCAGGTATATCAGTGGGAGGAGCAAGGTCACAGATTTGATTGAAGGGCTGAGATGGAAAGGAGAAATAGGTGGAGGAggataaggaaaaagcagaaatgttaAACCATTACTTCGGTATTCACTGAAAAAGGGATCAGAGACAAACCACCATACTGATGGTTAGGGAATTATGGTAGGGAGGGTAAATACCATACCATCATGGAAGAGGGGGGCTTGTATGGAGCTGGAAAAACTGCaagtggataaagccatgggAACAGACAGGATATCAGGGGAGCCTAGAGAGGTTCTGATGGCTCCCCAAGCACATATTTCATAATTCTTTGTAGATGGGTTTGATTCTGCCAGACTGGAGAAAGGTGAATGCTGTCCATCTTTATAAAAGTAATAACAGGGAGGCAgctggaaattacagaccagttactTTGAATTTGGTggtggaaaattaatggagacttttgAAGCAAAGGACAGTGAAACATCTTGAAACTAGCGGGTTACAAGATCCAAAATAATATGGTTTTTACCTTAAGGTGGTCATGTCAGATGAACCAGATCAATTTCTTTcaattgggtaactagagaattagattCAAGGCAGGCACTGGATGGAGGGCACTTGCATGTGcaccaagcatttaaaaaaaataaaaacataaaggtGATACCTTGATAtgggactaacaatacatttcttgactagtatttcaagtggactaacatatCATCTACTCTATTTTAgcaaagcttctttttttttaaagcttgatatttaattttaatatattcAAATAATCATAATCTACAAGAGAAAAATGTATATCCCCAAGCGCATTCTATACCCCAAAGCAATACCATCATAATATAAGAGCTCCACAAATAAAAGGGAAGGCAAGATGTCAGAACAAGAAAAATTAAAGACAACCATGGCCTAACTCTGCTACAAGCCAAACACGAAAGCATCATTCCTTATTAATCAAAAATAAGGAAAACCCATCGTACTTGAACCCTCTGATGTAATGGAGCTGACATCTGGAAATGCACTTCCAGTGTAATAACTTCTGCTTAGACAGGAAGCCAGAAAGTTGAGAATTTATATGTAACGTGACATTTATTAGGATATTTCAAAGAAAAAGCTGCTCCTAGCAGAGTGCAAAAAgaaaaaggtctctctctctctctctctcttagtctGGGTCAAACATGACACATTCAGGCAAATCCTAGCACAACAACCCATGAAGCCCTTTTTAATATTACGGAGGAAAAAAATGCATTATTAAATTGTCAGGTTCCAAGATGAAAGCAACTCGTTAAGTCTCCTTGTCAGCAGCTTCTTCCGCAGAGGACATCTCCTGTGTCACTTACAAAACCGTCTGGGGGGGCGCAGCCAATTTAGAAGAAAGGTAAAATGCCTTGGATAATGGGTGCAAAGACTGCCCTGCAAACATTcaaccaaatatatatatatatatatatatatatattttattttttttttaatgccagaaaGCAACTCTAAATGTGGAAAATTTATCACCCTGTCATTTTTCACCTGGATATAATTCTGAAGAGATTCAGTCCTTTTGGCAGTAGATAAACTTTCCCTGGCAACCACAGATTTAAATAAATCTGGTTCTCCCATTTTCTAACTCGCTCACGGGAGGctcgatgtaataaggtgcatttGGAAGAGGGCACAGTTTAACCGGCAGCTGGGCACATGTTTTGTGCGTGCAAACTGTATTGCCGATGCAGCAAGGGGTTTTGCACACAACAGTATGCATACAAGTTAGTGACCTTCCAGGTAAACCCCATGTTAATGATGGCATTAGATATTACCCTTCCCAGAGGAGAGTGGAGCATTGGCTTAACTCGAGTTCTGTTAATGCAGGACATTTTACTCCTGGCCAGCCGTAAAGTTTCTGGCGTTAGTATTTGTGTTGGGTTGATTGGGAGTTCTGGGGCTGGAGGACCCTACGTCCTGGATTTCTGCGCACAAAAGGGGTTTTGTGCTCAATCTCCCCCTTTTCTCGCCTCATTAAAAATATCTTAAATGGCCATACAGAGCTACTCTCTCCTGACCTCCCTCCAAATAGTTTCAGCCTCTCCTTCCCTCAAAACACTGCCAGCCCAGCCTCCTCCCAACAAGGGCAGTGACATTGGGGAGGAAAATCCTCCTTTCCAGGTGTCAGTAGAAGGGAAGGAGAAAGCAGTCCTGCAGGGCGCGTGAGAGGCGAGCCCTCCTACTTCCTTCCCCTGCAGTCTGTCCCACAGGCTCTGCTCTCTCCTCTGCTGCCTCactatttatgcacacaaaacagacCCTTTTCTCCCCTCATTTAAAACATGCGCTCAGCCTATGCAAAAGGCTGAGCGAACATTTCAACCCACATTTTTGTGtttgtgcactttaaaaaaaaaaagttttagccattgggattatttatttatttatttttaaacagtgcaCAGTCGTAACGCATGGCTTATTACATCAGTCCCTGAAGTAGCGTTCAACATCAATTCAATACACTGGGTATTAACCTTCTTTTCTCAAAAACTCCGTTTAGGAATAGATATAGCTTCAGGAACTGTTTCTAAAGTTATTGGCTGTGGTTTCTCACAAACCGGTTGTGAAGTGCCAGCTCCTTCCTGGGTCAGACTCACACATTCCCTGGATTTGTGGGTCGAAAGTTTTggctttctttctctgattttgcTGTAAAAGGCTGGCGTGAAGTGTTAACATTGTAAACTAGAGGGCCTGACTCGATGCCTCAGCCCTTGTGGAAGACCCAGGGTTCAGTCCCCTGGCCCAGCACTGCTTCCTGGGTTGCCTAGCATGGGGGGGCTTCAGTTTTAGTCCTTGTGGTTCAAAGTAAGTTTTAAACTGATTTTATATGGATTTGTTAATGATAAGAAATGCTGCTGGATTAGGAGTGTAAagacatttttatgttttattattttcaattgcTTTGTATGTGCAAAATCATTTTGTAAATCATTAGGAGCTACAGATCAGCAGCAACCAACAAATGTAAAAGGTAACATGTAACAGTAAAGATAACATTCACAGCCCATGGGGGGGAGGAAGTTCGAGCTGCTGCACAAAAGTGACCTCTGCTGGCTGGAACTAGAGTGCATGTACACCAAACTCCGGAGGGACCTGTGGTCTGCGGCTCCTGCACAAGGATTCACACTGCAATACCTGGTCTAGGGGAAAATAGCATGGGGAGTTGCAAAACGAAGCCACAGTGTGTTCCTGCTCAATAGAAGGCAGCTCaaacggctcgatccagtaaggccgcggtaaaaacagtgaggtagtgtcaggcgcacccttcctccccgcacgcacagttctcttcactaactccccgatactctcctctaatcgcatgcaaatgcatgccgcggctgtgaagcgttagggaagggttatgcccgcgcaacccattttactgtataggcgctgtaacagtgcctatacagtaacctgggtgcgctggtacctgtcatttcaaatgacatttgaaatgacaggcaccaggaagtgtaaaaaagtttaaaaagtgtaaaaaacaaaaatacctgtgtgttatataaaaaaataaaacaattttaaatacctgtcggagggccgtgggtccaggcggccggtgggcagccatcagcggcatccggtagtcccttctcccttcctccctccctcccctgcctggatgagcgccaaaatcgcacgggcgggtcggcagcggggggggggggggggggggggcggcagcagaatccgggagcggcgggtaggcagcagcggggtccgggggggcaggggcagcggcagcgggggggcggcagcaggatccgggagcggcgggtaggcagcagcggggtccgggggtggcagcgagatccggggagccagcagcggcagcatgttcgatcgcgcaggcaggtaggtggcaaagtaaagatggccgcctgcacgggaaaatcgtgcaattggccgctgaagacgtgacatcacaccccgtgacgccaaacgtcgtgacgtcacgtcttcagcggccaattgcacgattttcccgtgcaggcggccatctttactttgccacctacctgcctgcgcgatcgaacatgctgccgctgctggctccccggatctcgctgccacccccggaccccgctgctgcctacccgccgctcccagatcctgctgccgcccccccgctgccgctgcccctgcccccccggaccccgctgctgcctacccgccgctcccggatcctgctgccgccccccccccccccccccgctgccgacccgcccgtgcgattttggcgctcatccaggcaggggagggagggaggaagggagaagggactaccggatgccgctgatggctgcccgccgccccaccggccgcctggacccacggccctccgacaggtatttaaaattgttttatttttttatataacacacaggtttttgttttttacactttttacacttaccataacaggcccgagccttgctactttttcgtttgtttttttttgccctggtcccgtccggtctcctgcagccccgtccggtccggacggggctgcaggagaccggacgggaccagggcgggtaagcaatgtttttaccctacactacactaactcctactagggggaggcggtaaactagcaggttaaggccgcgacagaacagcgggttagggaggagataatatcagcgcccgttacagtatcgcaggggaatagataattccttcattatacagctttttcgttcatttacatgccgggtgcggaaagggttatgcgtctgttttcagaagcgatacggacgcgtgaaactggagactgtatcgccgaactgccttgcgtgcccgaattgtgcgctacgagcacgttacagacgggcaatcctcgagcggacgatactggatcgagctgatagTGAGTTGGAAGCcgaaaaggagcaggagaaaaacaGGTGGGGCTAAAATCCCCTAAAAAAAATCATTGTAAACTGAAAAACTTAAAGGAGGAAATTTTAGCCTCTGCCAAACTGGGATTACTGCTTCTCCACTTCTCTAATCAGATTTAATTCTGTACATAGGGGaccgttttcagtttttatttttccccagaaTTTATCATTGCTtgtaataagaataaaaatatttacctaggaaaattagttttttttaCACTAAAGTTCTCCTACTTTTGTTCTTGCTGTAGTAAACACTGATATATTCCTGggcaaaataatataaaaactgaTTATCTAAACTGCTCAGCCTCACTTAgcacttttatttaaaaatatcttacacgcttattttaacaaattttcaGTGAGCTACAATATAAAAATGAAAGAGCATGTATCTTGCCCACATTCCAACTGACAGatcaatacaattaaaaaataaaactgcgtATCCATATTCCTTCCTGAagattaaataaaatcaaaacacttGTGAAAATAATCATGCTTTTAATAAGCTGCTTGTGGAAGAACAACAAATCTCAAGTATGCCACAACTTCCACAGAGCCTGTAAGGTGAGCTTCTCTTATCAAGGGGATCACTaacaggcgctctctctctctccccgagaGCATAGTGAACAATTCGGAccataaaaaaagaaagtttatCCCCAAGGTAATCAGCATCCAGAGCCGGCCCGAGGGCAAAAGGCACCGTGGTTGAAAATAGCTGATGGCATCCCCCTCTCCTCTAACTGATCCGCAAGTCCCGTCTTTGGTGTGGATTAGAATTGGCAAGGGTGCAGGCAGGTTTTCCCtccaacaggctgatgcaatatcggcgtgggggaaaaacggacgctcatgaCCGCGCGCCCATCGGCCTCTCTGGGGCGCCcaaattaatatttaaattggctaCCGCGgtaaaaaaaaggaggtgctaggggaaaccGTGCgctcctagcacctcctcggcagcagggcccaggagaggtcggctggcagctcaattttaccagcatcctttttcctaacctgtgcacgtgacttttttttttaggattcctcctcctcctttcctcctcctcctactttttgttcctttgacttaatatcaccacaatattaagtatTAAGTAGgcggaagtacagaaaagcagtattttctatacacttttttggcctgctcagaaattaacgcttgctccaggcaggcgttcatttctgagggtaaaaatgtggcattgggcgcactttttttttttttttaatcggggagattagctaatagcttcatcaacatgcatttgcatgtgatgagcgctattagctttgcgaggggggggggatgcccattttggatgcgctaatccccttatagtataaggggttgtggacgtgcgtccaaccacgggttaaccagtgtgcttggctgagcgcactgtattgcttcAGCCTACAAGTGAGCAGTGCGGGTGGAGTCCCCCCAGCAACTGTCCCTCCCACCGCCCCGATTTTGCTGCGATCACAATAGCAGCTTCCaagcacctcttttttttttttttattgaattttcattatcATATAATGACAACAACtttgaaagaaaaacagaaaaagataaCATTAATGCAGGAGGTATATACATCtccaatacaaattaaaaaggaAACTAAATTAAGTTTAAGTCACCTATTACAGGAGTGATATTCCTTCCGACTCAACATGTTAAGaaataacattattatttataagAATAAGTGGGGAACCATATTAAAGCGGTTCATAAGGAAATAAATTTATAGGAATTGGCAGTTTCATCTAGCacaacattttacttttccttccaTGCCCTAGATCCACATGGAGACATTAAGAATGTGAGTCCAGGTATAGACGTAACTGTTGAGGATCcgaaaaaatatatctatcattCTGATGTATCAAAAGGCATCTAGAGGAAAATCGCAAGAAATATTTAGCTCCTCGGGAGAGGACTTCATTTTTCATCTGAAGAAATAACTTCCTTTTTTCCTGTGTTCTTTTAGTAATGTCAGGGAACACTCTTACTTGAGACCCATAAAAAGAAGATTGATGTTTTCTAAAAGATAATctcaatatattttctttatcagaaagcagaaaaaaagatacAAACAAGGTTGCTCTCGCTTCAATTTTAGCTTCATAAGATTTCTCTAGGAAGTCTGTAAGGTTGTCGAATGCAGTATTATCCCTGTCTTCTTGCTGTTTTGTAACTTCTTTCCCAGGAAGAtagtaaatttttgaaaattctggtATAGCATTTTCAGACAGtcccaatatatttataaagtagCTTTTAAGGAGATCTTCCGCAGTTGCCCATTTTGttttaggaaaaaaaaggaatcttAAGTTATTTTTCCTTACTTCATTTTCTAAAAAGTCCATCCTGTTAGTCAGCATATTTTCTGACTTAATGAGGTTAGTTTGAAcctcttttatttcctttatctCTGTTTCTGCATTTATTAGAGTTTTTTCAACTGTCTGTACTCTGTTTTCCAAATTTTGTGTTTTATCCATATTACTTTTTACAGCTTTTGTCAGTTCATTCATAGCGATATTCATATTAGAAAGCACTTTCCAGATTTCAGTGAGAGTTATTCTTTCTGGCATTACTAGATCTGTACTCAACTGTACATGTATCCCGGTCTCCTCACCTCTTGTCGCCATGGGGTCCCTCTTGTCTGGACTCTCCTGCCGTGAATCCTCCATGTTGTCTCTGGAGCCATGTTCTTCTTGGCTCACCGAGGACAATGATATTTCCTCATGTCCTCTCTGAGCAACCTCGGAGGTACACGGTGGGGTTGTCCGATGTTCCGTCCCACCAGAAAACTGGGGTCTGTATGACaaggagggcacctctggggctccggggcttaaagatatttcttCGGCTAGGGCGTCCGACGGCCGCTTTCCGTCTAAGACGCCAGCAGCCAAGCTCTCCGGTATTTGCTGTGCCGCACGAAAAGCTTCCTCCAGACGAGTTTGCCGCATTGAAATTTCCGGAGTGGAGGTAAGGATCTCTCAaatccttgcctttcttttcgAATGAGGCATGTAATTTTAGATTCAATTGGCAAAAGTTCTTAGGAAATCTGCGAGGAAGAGGAGAGCAGAGGAGTTCCCGTGCTCAcgatgcggcggccatcttggttccccaAGCACCTCTTAACCTAAGCCACATTGGGGCCCAGAGGAGCATAAATTTGTATATCATTGGCATAAATATGGAATGCCACATTGATGACAAATAGTTGTCAAAGGCTGAATAAaggtattaaataaaaaaaggtgaaagaattgAGCTGTGTGGAACTTCACAAGACACTGGACATTCAGGTGACCAATGCTCACTCCATATATACAAGGGCTTGCGCCCCGTGTGCGAGCCCGCTGCTAACTGTGGCGGCGCCGGGC
This sequence is a window from Rhinatrema bivittatum chromosome 5, aRhiBiv1.1, whole genome shotgun sequence. Protein-coding genes within it:
- the SHROOM2 gene encoding protein Shroom2 isoform X6, which encodes MERVELRGGQERFPAQVPGMVEQRSSEAWKLVQVQLIGGAPWGFTLKGGREHGEPLIITKIEEGSKAAAADGLLAGDEIISINDMDLSGFRQEAICLVKGSHRTLKLIVKRKNDLACRPHSWHSTKFTESPLETTSSQLSSANVCTSWHSRYHSSSSSHDLPNSWDQANLQRTSDHFSSQGSMDSLDHYSQAYQYGRLSSARSSNSIDHLGNQSKHDSAYGSFSTSSSTPDHTFSKNDAASTENMLYKVGHWDTVKHGDSKQSHFPNENKVEDKWEYSPSPVPYESNRNPRPEDHSDAKLSGCGRSNFGPVWHVPDKKKASYSPPPPTPPLRSDSFAVTKGHEKTHGPVHSDSTSTQHFTVPSKSQPKGEWSKEASDYQQKLIRLNDRGSAEARRMNNYRSDTNLDRGSSSSDRYNNNVSNTNRLQSSLSSTDVRFAQPAYGYHHQRQHSDESTFFPHARVSNSPNLQQDVTFYSGTKELPTNHLCNPPQVRLPGPFPSTNTAAEQKAENTGPSRYYCVTAKQPIQGIAQPTHFKAEIRKAGASDDVPSASSEKSAMTTVIETPTCYLPQQHDKSSQESCEKTDYRKLEGGGSRSVAVEEFKKSKSIERTSARSDKQSTVAVEQRAHQKDLSCDEESSKISPQSTPMLHSLAQEGKSWPEGCPATGRDRHPSVDALMSKQPRRNDRYATALRNEIQTRRARLQKSKSTAALNEPCEAEEHTGNWKPDFIENFISSDHSFTSTYKDHLKEAQARVLKATSFKRRDLEPGPSDHPSMSPEYRIHSQSFSTLAFPSEDASELSEPTQVKVNLSGSGSQQVLRIGGRKRFTTEQKLRSYSEPEKMHEVGISEDCHRCPNTSEEVLGSFADRWKFFEETSKSTHQKPAHKPTPASVREELARKSHGNDGGESWRERRARAASLGSENILDPQERTRDRIYYGGHQAVAKSAKPEQSRRLGTFAEYQASWKEQRKLLETKSSGRYHSADNILDAGLEEHEKPQYRHERSRSSPSTDYYAQDDSAGARRRRRAEDGREEQQDALAENGSPEAGSSPLRIERVIGKNTTVKMVPIKIVHSESHAEKENRQNLLSNIEPPVLPSGLEKDQIKTLSTSEQSYSRFCAYTRQDPEYEVENQTRTADSQRANSPESILKDSDISNLSINYTKAKEKTFEDLKSEELAREIVGKDKSLADILDPNVKLKTAMDLMVGIFPKDDHLLEDAQQRRKFLAKIPSPKLTEEKKEEQSMPSAVSLTTSSAYYSTSAPKAELLIKMKDMQQQQQQQQAEEDSEEELDCDLSEKKQELIDSISRKLQVLREARESLLEDIQANNVLGDEVEAIVKDVCKANEFDKFRMFIGDLDKVVNLLLSLSGRLARVENALNNLDGSASPEERRTLEEKQKLLTRQHEDAKELKENLDRRERIVFDILASYLSEESLADYEHFVKMKPALIIEQRELEDKIKLGEEQLKCLTDSLPLDRTK
- the SHROOM2 gene encoding protein Shroom2 isoform X1, yielding MERVELRGGQERFPAQVPGMVEQRSSEAWKLVQVQLIGGAPWGFTLKGGREHGEPLIITKIEEGSKAAAADGLLAGDEIISINDMDLSGFRQEAICLVKGSHRTLKLIVKRKNDLACRPHSWHSTKFTESPLETTSSQLSSANVCTSWHSRYHSSSSSHDLPNSWDQANLQRTSDHFSSQGSMDSLDHYSQAYQYGRLSSARSSNSIDHLGNQSKHDSAYGSFSTSSSTPDHTFSKNDAASTENMLYKVGHWDTVKHGDSKQSHFPNENKVEDKWEYSPSPVPYESNRNPRPEDHSDAKLSGCGRSNFGPVWHVPDKKKASYSPPPPTPPLRSDSFAVTKGHEKTHGPVHSDSTSTQHFTVPSKSQPKGEWSKEASDYQQKLIRLNDRGSAEARRMNNYRSDTNLDRGSSSSDRYNNNVSNTNRLQSSLSSTDVRFAQPAYGYHHQRQHSDESTFFPHARVSNSPNLQQDVTFYSGTKELPTNHLCNPPQVRLPGPFPSTNTAAEQKAENTGPSRYYCVTAKQPIQGIAQPTHFKAEIRKAGASDDVPSASSEKSAMTTVIETPTCYLPQQHDKSSQESCEKTDYRKLEGGGSRSVAVEEFKKSKSIERTSARSDKQSTVAVEQRAHQKDLSCDEESSKISPQSTPMLHSLAQEGKSWPEGCPATGRDRHPSVDALMSKQPRRNDRYATALRNEIQTRRARLQKSKSTAALNEPCEAEEHTGNWKPDFIENFISSDHSFTSTYKDHLKEAQARVLKATSFKRRDLEPGPSDHPSMSPEYRIHSQSFSTLAFPSEDASELSEPTQVKVNLSGSGSQQVLRIGGRKRFTTEQKLRSYSEPEKMHEVGISEDCHRCPNTSEEVLGSFADRWKFFEETSKSTHQKPAHKPTPASVREELARKSHGNDGGESWRERRARAASLGSENILDPQERTRDRIYYGGHQAVAKSAKPEQSRRLGTFAEYQASWKEQRKLLETKSSGRYHSADNILDAGLEEHEKPQYRHERSRSSPSTDYYAQDDSAGARRRRRAEDGREEQQDALAENGSPEAGSSPLRHIEIGHVTDSAGERGDDFDQNLGHRRKSSSRPSETREPLVPAQESRARSGTLPSDYRYSAEIKDCSLPSFIHSEPHAVNENRSCHQGRGEDSQQIDPAVSNKKRRPPPQRPPPPKLDSNIKYKCPDGLASSPGTFLDSLLTVPSKPAPSCSPSAADAVGLSITRSPAERVSARLQEPRQTSSSENERQHLEKTHLSSEPALPLKYRFLQKSGMETSRSPSPQFAPQKLTDKPPVSVQDENPARIERVIGKNTTVKMVPIKIVHSESHAEKENRQNLLSNIEPPVLPSGLEKDQIKTLSTSEQSYSRFCAYTRQDPEYEVENQTRTADSQRANSPESILKDSDISNLSINYTKAKEKTFEDLKSEELAREIVGKDKSLADILDPNVKLKTAMDLMVGIFPKDDHLLEDAQQRRKFLAKIPSPKLTEEKKEEQSMPSAVSLTTSSAYYSTSAPKAELLIKMKDMQQQQQQQQAEEDSEEELDCDLSEKKQELIDSISRKLQVLREARESLLEDIQANNVLGDEVEAIVKDVCKANEFDKFRMFIGDLDKVVNLLLSLSGRLARVENALNNLDGSASPEERRTLEEKQKLLTRQHEDAKELKENLDRRERIVFDILASYLSEESLADYEHFVKMKPALIIEQRELEDKIKLGEEQLKCLTDSLPLDRTK